In one window of Aquamicrobium sp. DNA:
- a CDS encoding DNA polymerase, with amino-acid sequence MKRGGGHFLMTFDPYSMMTEPEKMELLAWDVRLATRVLRTGSALPDLGQYKWVNSYQPMIDWIEAQFAKTGRPVDVALDTETMGFYPWYPDKDIVSISFTAQPRTAEVLYLGPQKHPVQLDPSVPLFDQIKWLLTSPKVKLRMSNGKYDLIWIGVKWGIECTNFTFDNMLVGTLLNENLSNSLNIHAKIRTDMGGYDDAFNDRVDKSHFEKLPADDDYLTYAGGDTDAAQRVADDLKADLLQDEQLAKFYITILHPAARAFEKIERRGVCVDQQEFHRLRDDLKVVVKENQDKAMSLLPNKMRIKYRDRIDEQLAAGKSPLLPSILKEFFFTPHGLNLKPKMLTGKTQEPSIAKSHLRQFADIPVAMEMVSVLTEMDSAAKTLSTFVEGFLKHLRPDGKFHTTYFLGRAEFEGHDDDESGTVTGRLSAKDPPFQVTPKKTKWAKRIRKCFPAPPGHVVLALDYSQGELKVVACVANEKNMIQAYLDGLDLHALTGAKLAEVDVQEFMAWKDNADTALALLFEKHRTNAKPANFGLLYGMQVEGFRTYAWANYGIKLTFEEAEKMRNAFFELYPGLPDYHEKQRTIVRVTEMVRSPLGRVRHLPMIRSWDREIKSRAERQAINSPIQSTLTDMMCWAIALIEDAYPNSGVQIVGQIHDALIAYVPEHEATLWAGRLTAIMSNLPFHELGWEPVLTFTADAEAGPTLADLKKLKLAA; translated from the coding sequence TTGAAGCGCGGCGGCGGTCACTTCCTGATGACCTTCGACCCGTACTCGATGATGACCGAGCCCGAGAAGATGGAGCTTCTCGCCTGGGACGTGCGGCTGGCGACGCGCGTGCTGCGAACCGGATCGGCGCTCCCGGACCTTGGCCAGTACAAATGGGTGAACAGCTACCAGCCGATGATCGACTGGATCGAGGCGCAGTTCGCCAAGACCGGCCGGCCCGTCGACGTCGCGTTGGACACCGAAACGATGGGCTTTTACCCGTGGTATCCGGACAAGGACATCGTCTCGATCAGCTTCACGGCGCAGCCGCGGACGGCCGAGGTGCTCTACCTTGGCCCGCAAAAGCACCCGGTCCAGCTCGACCCGAGCGTCCCGTTGTTCGACCAGATCAAATGGCTGCTGACTTCGCCGAAGGTGAAGCTGCGCATGTCCAACGGGAAGTACGACCTGATCTGGATCGGCGTGAAGTGGGGCATCGAATGCACGAACTTCACCTTCGACAACATGCTGGTCGGGACCCTGCTCAACGAGAACCTGTCGAACAGCCTGAACATCCACGCCAAGATCCGCACCGACATGGGCGGCTACGATGACGCCTTCAACGACCGGGTCGACAAGAGCCATTTCGAGAAGCTGCCGGCGGACGACGACTATCTGACCTATGCCGGCGGCGACACCGACGCGGCCCAGCGCGTGGCCGACGACCTGAAGGCTGATCTCCTGCAGGACGAGCAGTTGGCGAAATTCTACATCACCATCCTGCACCCGGCCGCCCGCGCCTTCGAGAAGATCGAGCGCCGCGGTGTCTGCGTCGACCAGCAGGAGTTCCACAGGCTCCGGGACGATCTGAAGGTCGTCGTCAAGGAGAACCAGGACAAGGCGATGAGCCTGCTGCCGAACAAGATGCGGATCAAGTACCGGGACCGCATAGACGAGCAGCTTGCGGCCGGCAAAAGCCCGCTACTGCCTTCCATCCTCAAGGAGTTCTTCTTCACCCCTCATGGGTTGAACCTCAAGCCCAAGATGCTCACCGGCAAGACCCAGGAGCCGTCAATAGCAAAGTCCCATCTTCGCCAGTTCGCGGACATTCCGGTGGCGATGGAAATGGTGTCGGTCCTGACCGAGATGGATTCGGCGGCCAAGACGCTATCAACCTTCGTCGAGGGCTTCCTCAAGCACCTGCGCCCGGACGGCAAATTCCACACGACCTACTTCCTCGGCCGTGCCGAGTTCGAGGGACATGACGACGACGAGTCGGGAACCGTCACCGGCCGCTTGTCAGCCAAGGACCCGCCGTTCCAGGTGACGCCGAAGAAGACGAAGTGGGCGAAGCGCATCCGCAAGTGCTTCCCCGCGCCGCCGGGGCACGTCGTCCTCGCGCTCGATTACAGCCAGGGCGAGCTGAAGGTCGTCGCCTGCGTCGCGAACGAGAAGAACATGATCCAGGCATATCTCGACGGCCTGGATCTGCATGCGCTGACCGGCGCCAAGCTGGCCGAAGTGGACGTTCAGGAGTTCATGGCATGGAAGGACAACGCCGACACGGCGCTGGCGCTTTTGTTCGAGAAGCACCGCACCAACGCGAAGCCGGCGAATTTTGGCCTCCTCTACGGCATGCAGGTTGAAGGGTTCCGCACCTACGCCTGGGCGAACTACGGCATCAAGCTCACCTTCGAGGAGGCGGAGAAGATGCGGAACGCCTTCTTCGAGCTGTATCCCGGCCTGCCGGACTACCACGAAAAGCAGCGCACGATCGTCCGCGTGACGGAGATGGTCCGATCCCCGTTGGGCCGAGTCCGTCATCTCCCGATGATCCGGTCCTGGGATCGCGAGATCAAGTCGCGGGCCGAGCGCCAGGCGATCAACTCCCCGATCCAGTCGACGCTCACGGACATGATGTGCTGGGCGATCGCCCTGATTGAGGACGCTTATCCGAACTCCGGCGTGCAGATCGTCGGCCAGATCCACGACGCCCTGATCGCATATGTGCCGGAGCACGAAGCGACCCTGTGGGCTGGACGCCTGACGGCGATCATGAGCAATTTGCCCTTCCACGAGCTGGGGTGGGAGCCTGTCCTGACGTTCACCGCGGATGCAGAGGCCGGCCCCACTCTTGCCGATCTGAAGAAGCTGAAGCTCGCCGCCTAG
- a CDS encoding phage portal protein, protein MSDEKTEGKRPHLRLVKFQGDGDPILDKLRGKVSKANGEAVAANAFEIEDEYQDLYIGAARDIGILEPPYNLKSLDRLAQENNALSPCIEAMVTNVDGTGYDFEKEGEEAEDNEDDTRIEHLNDFFSQPWPGESFQTIRKKLRRDLERTGNAYLEVLRNAQDEIVFFRHVDAKMMRLVKLDDPIPVKKTVKRRGKDETIAVMTRERRFCQMVNGVSLVYFKEFGATRDVHKKSGRWSQTGQRLAAPERGTEIIHLTLLPDSHTPYGVPRWVSQLPSVLGSRKAEEFNLEFFDNGGVPPALIVLQGGTLQHETRDALEQKMTKGTPGKKNRIQILEVEPSGGSLEKESTVRVTVERFGAERQNDAMFENYDDKCETRIRRSFRLPPIFVGKADDYSFATAFASYTVAEAQVFKPERDEFDEVVTLKLVKGLGFEEYKIVSKPLVIEDATLKLEGINMAISTGQVEMDDVIYEINEAAGTDIRVSDKPRVLNGASHTIDADGRIVPVPMPEAPANSNRPGAGKPKAAAKKKPTPVEKTEHRGALDLALDTMLALRKRDVIQLTKNINLISSLDHVGFDRFRKASADLQFVDTTLDADGLTDLASCTISVMGRAMKQDCDCGHIH, encoded by the coding sequence ATGAGCGACGAGAAGACCGAGGGCAAACGTCCTCATTTGCGGCTGGTGAAGTTCCAGGGTGACGGCGATCCGATCCTGGACAAGCTCAGGGGAAAAGTCTCGAAGGCGAATGGCGAGGCGGTGGCCGCCAATGCCTTCGAGATCGAGGATGAATACCAGGACCTCTACATCGGCGCTGCCCGCGACATCGGCATCCTCGAACCGCCCTACAATCTGAAGTCCCTCGACAGGCTCGCCCAGGAGAACAACGCCTTAAGCCCCTGCATCGAGGCGATGGTCACGAACGTCGACGGCACCGGCTATGATTTCGAGAAGGAGGGTGAGGAAGCCGAGGACAACGAGGACGACACCCGGATCGAGCACCTGAACGACTTCTTCTCCCAGCCGTGGCCGGGCGAGTCCTTCCAGACGATCCGCAAGAAGCTGCGCCGCGACCTGGAGCGCACCGGCAACGCCTATCTGGAAGTGCTGCGCAACGCCCAGGACGAGATCGTCTTCTTCCGGCACGTCGACGCAAAGATGATGCGCCTGGTCAAGCTCGACGACCCGATCCCCGTCAAGAAGACGGTAAAGCGCCGCGGCAAGGACGAGACGATCGCAGTCATGACGCGCGAGCGCCGCTTCTGCCAGATGGTGAACGGCGTCAGCCTGGTCTACTTCAAGGAATTCGGCGCGACCCGCGACGTTCACAAGAAGTCGGGCCGCTGGTCCCAGACCGGGCAAAGGCTGGCTGCGCCCGAACGCGGCACCGAGATCATCCATCTTACCCTGCTGCCCGACTCCCACACGCCCTATGGCGTTCCCCGGTGGGTCAGCCAGCTTCCCTCCGTGCTCGGTTCGCGCAAGGCCGAGGAGTTCAACCTCGAATTCTTCGACAATGGCGGTGTCCCGCCGGCCTTGATCGTCCTGCAGGGCGGCACCCTTCAGCATGAGACGCGCGACGCCCTCGAACAGAAGATGACCAAGGGCACGCCCGGTAAGAAGAACCGCATCCAGATCCTGGAGGTGGAGCCCAGCGGCGGCTCACTCGAGAAGGAGAGCACCGTCCGCGTGACGGTCGAGCGATTTGGCGCCGAGCGCCAGAACGACGCGATGTTCGAGAACTACGACGACAAGTGCGAAACGCGCATCCGCCGCTCGTTCCGCCTGCCGCCGATCTTCGTGGGTAAGGCCGACGATTATTCGTTCGCCACCGCCTTCGCCTCCTACACGGTGGCCGAGGCGCAGGTGTTCAAGCCCGAGCGCGACGAGTTCGACGAGGTGGTGACGCTCAAGCTCGTGAAGGGCCTCGGCTTCGAGGAGTACAAGATCGTCTCGAAGCCGCTCGTCATCGAGGATGCCACGCTCAAGCTGGAAGGCATCAACATGGCCATCTCGACCGGGCAGGTCGAAATGGACGACGTGATCTACGAGATCAACGAGGCCGCCGGCACCGACATTCGCGTTTCCGACAAGCCCCGCGTCCTCAACGGCGCCAGCCATACGATCGACGCCGACGGCAGGATCGTGCCGGTCCCGATGCCGGAAGCCCCGGCGAACAGCAACAGGCCGGGGGCAGGAAAACCGAAGGCGGCCGCGAAGAAGAAGCCCACGCCGGTCGAGAAGACCGAGCACCGCGGCGCGCTCGACCTGGCGCTCGACACCATGCTCGCCCTGCGCAAGCGCGACGTCATTCAGCTGACGAAGAACATCAACCTGATCAGTTCACTCGATCATGTCGGCTTCGACCGCTTCCGCAAGGCATCGGCGGATTTGCAGTTCGTCGACACCACGCTCGACGCCGACGGCCTTACCGACCTCGCCTCCTGCACGATTTCCGTCATGGGGCGGGCCATGAAGCAGGACTGTGACTGCGGCCACATCCACTGA
- a CDS encoding XkdF-like putative serine protease domain-containing protein, with protein sequence MFGSTFAADWTQGTSVPPVQSIAHGGSVAASVQIKKQDDEQQLVYGEVYAPGFPDSQGDFMTVETIQEMAHGFMRKGLVTKIDVQHSQQESGCYVVESFIAREGDLTFIPGSWVLGVKVPDPEIWSLVKSGELNGFSLDGFGVRVETVLEIDMPDLLQGETLEVEGHRHRFFVKFDRDGNFLGGHTDVVDGHMHRILRGTVTEDAFGHAHRFSFVEGVLSAQV encoded by the coding sequence TTGTTCGGTTCGACGTTCGCAGCTGATTGGACGCAGGGGACATCCGTGCCTCCGGTGCAATCAATTGCACACGGCGGATCGGTCGCCGCGTCTGTCCAGATCAAGAAGCAAGATGACGAACAGCAGCTCGTCTACGGTGAGGTGTATGCGCCGGGTTTCCCTGACAGCCAGGGGGACTTCATGACGGTGGAGACCATCCAGGAGATGGCTCACGGGTTCATGCGCAAGGGGTTGGTCACCAAGATCGACGTCCAGCACTCTCAGCAGGAAAGTGGCTGCTACGTCGTCGAGAGCTTCATTGCTCGGGAAGGCGACCTGACTTTCATCCCTGGAAGCTGGGTGCTGGGCGTCAAGGTCCCCGATCCGGAGATCTGGAGCCTGGTGAAGTCCGGAGAGCTGAACGGTTTCTCCCTGGATGGCTTCGGCGTGCGCGTGGAAACGGTCCTCGAGATCGACATGCCCGACCTGCTCCAGGGAGAGACCCTTGAGGTCGAGGGGCACCGCCACCGCTTCTTCGTCAAGTTCGACCGGGACGGCAATTTCCTGGGCGGCCACACCGACGTCGTCGACGGTCACATGCATCGAATTCTGCGCGGAACCGTGACGGAGGACGCCTTCGGCCACGCCCATCGGTTCTCGTTCGTGGAGGGAGTCCTCAGTGCCCAGGTTTGA